The stretch of DNA GGGGTGCGGCGACGACTCAGTCGAGGGCCGCGCCGGGACGCGTCGGGCCGAGCGCCGCCAGCGCCACCTCGTCGGAGACGGTCTCGAAGCCCTTGCGCGTGAAGAAGGTGGCGCCGACGGTGAACCGCCAGACGACCATGAGCACGAGGCCGAGCACCAGGAAGACGACGGCGATGGCGAGCGGCAGCCCGACGCCGAGCACCGACGAGCCGCTGTAGGAGGCGCCCGGGTCGGAGAGGTCGAGCACGGACTCGTACAGGAGGTAGAACAGGGTGCCGGCGCCGACGAGCGGCCCCACGCCGATGAACAGGAACGCCTTGACCGACGTGAAGAGCCGCCGACGCCAGTAGATGGCGCACGCCAGTCCGGTGAGGCCGTAGTAGAAGGCGATCATCAGCGACAGCGCCGAGATCGAGTCGAACAGGAAGTTGTCGCTGATCGCGCTCGCGCCGACGTACCATGCGATGGCCACGGCGCCGATGAACCACGTGCTGAACGACGGCGTCCCGTACCGCTCGTGGATGCGGGCGAACACCTTCGGGAACGCCCCGGCGCTCGCCATCGAGAGCGACACACGCGACGCGGGGAGGATGGTCGTCTGCGTCGAGGCGATGCCCGAGGTGATGATCGAGAGCAGCAGCACGAAGGCGAACGGACCCATGACGAGGTCGCCGACGGCACCGAACAGCGCGTCGTCGTCCTCGTAGCCGGTGACGAAGTCGACGCCTCCGGCGGCGATGGTCACGATCCCGACGCCCAGGTAGGTCGCGACGAGGATGACCGTGCTCCAGATGCCGGCGCGGCCGGGCGTGGTGTCGCCGTCGGTCGACTCCTCGGAGAGGTTCACCGCGCTCTCCCAGCCCCAATAGATGAAGACGCCGATGAGCAGGCCGCTGACGAGCTCGTGGGAGTCGAGTCCGGCGGGGCTGAGCCAGCTCCAGCTCGGCGTCGTCGCGCCGGCGGGCAGCGAGCCGGTCGCGAGCCGCACGGCGGCGACGCCGACGAAGAGGAGCAGCGCGCCGACCTGCGCGAAGACGAGCCAGACCTGGAACCTCGCCGACGCCTCGGTGCCGCGGACGCACAGCCACGTCATGACGACGACGATGGCCACGGCGATCGTCACGACGACCGGGCGGTTGGCGGCCAGCGAGTCGGCGCCGACCATGACGAAGAGGTAGCGCGCGGCGACGTCGGCGAGGGAGCCGATCACCAGCACGCCGGTGGTGAAGACGGCCCAGCCGCCCATCCAGCCGATCCACGGGCCCATCGCGCGGGTGACCCACGAGAACGTGGTGCCGCAGTCGGTGTCGGCCCGGTTCATGTACAGGAACGCACCGGCGATGAGGAACATCGGCACGAACGACAGCCACAGCACCGCCGGGGCGTGGATGCCCGCCACCACCACCATCGAGCCGAGCACGGCGGCGATCGAGTACGCCGGTGCGGTCGCGTCGAGCCCGATCGACAGGCCTTCCCAGAAGCCGATCGCGTTGGCCTTCAGACCCTTGCTGCCCGTGGGGGCCACGTCGGCGGCTCCCGGTCCCACGTCCTGCGCCATGGGTGCTCCTCTCCCGTCGACTCGTTGCAGGAACTCTGCACCCGCTCGACGGAATCCACAAGAGTCGTCACACGATCGTTACGTGTTCAGTCGCCTCGACCCTTGCATTCGACGCATTCCGTCGCGAATACTCGCAGTGATCGGAGGAACCATGACCCACCCCACGCTCGACCCCCACCGCGCCCCCGGCATCGACGAGCAGCTCGCGCGACGCCAGAAGGCCGCACGCGACCACCTCTGGATGCACTTCGCGCCCCTGAAGGACGCCGACGCCGCCGACGTGCCCGTGATCGTGCGGGGCGAGGGTTGTTACGTCTGGGACGACCGGGGCCGGCGGTATCTCGACGGCCTCGCCGGTCTCTTCGTCGTGCAGGCCGGCCATGGTCGGCGTGAGCTCGCCGAGGCGGCGGCACGCCAGGCGCAGGACCTCGCGTTCTTCCCGCTCTGGTCGTACGCGCACCCCACGGCC from Aeromicrobium erythreum encodes:
- a CDS encoding APC family permease, which gives rise to MAQDVGPGAADVAPTGSKGLKANAIGFWEGLSIGLDATAPAYSIAAVLGSMVVVAGIHAPAVLWLSFVPMFLIAGAFLYMNRADTDCGTTFSWVTRAMGPWIGWMGGWAVFTTGVLVIGSLADVAARYLFVMVGADSLAANRPVVVTIAVAIVVVMTWLCVRGTEASARFQVWLVFAQVGALLLFVGVAAVRLATGSLPAGATTPSWSWLSPAGLDSHELVSGLLIGVFIYWGWESAVNLSEESTDGDTTPGRAGIWSTVILVATYLGVGIVTIAAGGVDFVTGYEDDDALFGAVGDLVMGPFAFVLLLSIITSGIASTQTTILPASRVSLSMASAGAFPKVFARIHERYGTPSFSTWFIGAVAIAWYVGASAISDNFLFDSISALSLMIAFYYGLTGLACAIYWRRRLFTSVKAFLFIGVGPLVGAGTLFYLLYESVLDLSDPGASYSGSSVLGVGLPLAIAVVFLVLGLVLMVVWRFTVGATFFTRKGFETVSDEVALAALGPTRPGAALD